A window from Malania oleifera isolate guangnan ecotype guangnan chromosome 7, ASM2987363v1, whole genome shotgun sequence encodes these proteins:
- the LOC131160735 gene encoding CASP-like protein 1F1 translates to MAITGDKFTQNPLQKTQKIFQVAQIFLRILAFATALTATCLMVTNKQSTVIFGIEIDAKYSYSSAFKFFALANAVACAFCVVSLFLAFFLARQGSINPSTYFLLFLHDLMMMGLVLAACAAATAIGYVGQYGNRHTGWVSICNQFGKFCRRSTISVVLSYLSFISLLLLSVISAYMSRHYHSIPL, encoded by the exons ATGGCGATCACCGGCGACAAATTCACGCAAAACCCACTTCAGAAAACCCAGAAAATTTTCCAGGTAGCCCAAATTTTCCTGAGAATCTTAGCATTCGCCACGGCATTGACCGCCACATGCCTCATGGTGACCAACAAGCAGAGCACTGTGATATTTGGGATCGAGATCGATGCTAAGTACAGCTACTCATCTGCTTTCAA GTTCTTTGCGTTGGCGAATGCTGTTGCGTGTGCCTTCTGTGTGGTCTCCCTGTTCCTCGCCTTCTTCCTCGCTCGCCAGGGCTCAATTAACCCTTCTACCTACTTTCTATTGTTTCTTCATGATCTG ATGATGATGGGTTTGGTGCTGGCGGCGTGTGCGGCGGCGACGGCGATAGGGTACGTGGGGCAGTACGGGAACCGGCACACCGGCTGGGTTTCCATCTGCAACCAGTTCGGCAAGTTCTGCCGGCGAAGCACCATCTCCGTCGTCCTCTCCTACCTCTCTTTCATTTCCCTGCTTTTGCTTTCCGTCATCTCCGCCTACATGTCCAGACACTACCACAGCATCCCTCTTTGA